ATCTACCTGCAAGGATATTAGAGGCGCTGAATTGTCACAAGACCCGCCGCCACCGAGTGGCCGATGCCATTGCCGTAACGCAGCAACGCCAAGGGGCAGCAAGATCGCGTTATTCGACGACTAAGATCTCTATTTTGAGTTGTCCAATCACCTGGGCAACTGGTAAAAAGCTGCTGTAAGCCCCGGCGCCGGCTAGGTTCGAGTCAGTCAGCTTCAGGTGTGCCGCTCCAATGCCGCCTTGGCCAAGCGAGGCGTCCAGGGGAACCCAGCGATCGTCGAGCCACAGTTCGTTCCACATATGGTAGGCAAAGCTCTGGCCCCCTGACTGATAGACCAATCCGATCGCCACGCGGGCTGGGATGCCGCGGGCACGGGCCAGCGCCGCCAGCAGGACGGCATGTTCGGTACAATCCCCTTCGCGCAATTGGGCGACTTCGGCGGCGGTTGAGAACGCTTGAGTAAAATTTTTCAGTTTGATGGTCTGTTTGACAAACTTTTCCAGTTTGAGGGCCAAATTCCAGGCGTTCGTTTCGTCGGCAGCAACCGATTGAGCCATGGCGACCACTCGTGAATCGTCACTTTGAATGAGATTGTTCGGCAGGCGGTCGTCGTCGGTGGGCGGGCGCCGCGATTTCGCCAGATCGACGGGCGAGACTCCCGGCGCGCCAGCAGCGGGTTTAGTGGCATCGCCGGCGCTCGAAGCCGTCGAGGATCGCGCCGCGGGGCGATCGGATCGAAGCACTGTAATTTCCGCGGTATGCAGATCGAGCGGCACAACCTGCTGCAAACGGCCCGAGAAAAAGACGCGAGCCGGGTCGTCGGTTTCGAGGCGCACCCGGTACTGAATGCGGTGCGTCGAATGCGGATTGGCGAGCGTACGCGTCACTGGCACCGTGTTGTCAACCACTAAGTCGAGTCGCCGCGACGAACCCGCGGACAAGGCAAACTCGCGCGATGTACGGAAGGTCTCTTGATGTAAAGCAGCGATAGCTGTCTTCAGCACTTGCCCCTCG
This region of Pirellulales bacterium genomic DNA includes:
- a CDS encoding transglutaminase domain-containing protein, with amino-acid sequence MTFHHIRLFELRNIGLVGLILLIEAGCADRSTPQLAIRGSAESSTTSQYHPATSDASPPLVDPTAINAKGQPKETWEAVFAYGTKIGWGHVTTTNFLQHDRKLVRIENENHVAVDREGQRTTIDIATQSIETPTGELLRFATNMKAGPSQTLTTGQVDGGLLRLETTTQGKTVQETIPWLPGTLGFSAAEQSLANAPMQPATKRTLQAIMPVTNEIVQIELSAGGWESTALVDHAEDLLRIENTLTLPAGKPDGQPAVIRSRMWTNREGQVLKTAIAALHQETFRTSREFALSAGSSRRLDLVVDNTVPVTRTLANPHSTHRIQYRVRLETDDPARVFFSGRLQQVVPLDLHTAEITVLRSDRPAARSSTASSAGDATKPAAGAPGVSPVDLAKSRRPPTDDDRLPNNLIQSDDSRVVAMAQSVAADETNAWNLALKLEKFVKQTIKLKNFTQAFSTAAEVAQLREGDCTEHAVLLAALARARGIPARVAIGLVYQSGGQSFAYHMWNELWLDDRWVPLDASLGQGGIGAAHLKLTDSNLAGAGAYSSFLPVAQVIGQLKIEILVVE